The genomic region ACAATTTACACAATTCAAAGTAAACATACAATTTACACATGGCccagccatggtacagagacgggtctggtcgccctcacagatgatctatGGTGACACCTGAATTGTGGCAGGTCAGCATGCTGATACTTTCcaatcttacagcagcattcgacacggtcgatcataatcttctgacccaccaccctgccgatgtggggattcgtgggacagccctgcaatggctgaactcctttccttgtaatcggggacagagggtggctctCAGGGAACAGATCTCCActtgccattctttggtatgtggcgtcCTTCaggggtgattctttccctgatgctatttaacatctatatgcgccccctcgcccagttagctcgcagctttgggctgggttgtcatcagtatgcagatgacactcagctctatctgctgatggacaaccagtctgatctcactccagattccttggccaagggtcttgaggctgtgacgacatggttacatcagagttgcctgaaatctctgaagatggaggttctgtgtctgggtcgtggggctattgagctggggacccggctcccagccctcgatggggtagaattgaaaccttcactgatggtgaggagcctgggtgtgaccttggatgccacactttcaatggaggcccaggttacgaccattgccaggtctgccttttttcatcttcgacaggccaggcaactggcaccctatatttcaccccaggacctgaccACAGTAATCCATCCAGTCACCTCaaagctagactactgcaactcactctatgctgggctgcccgtgggcctgacctggaagttacagctggtccagattGCAGCGGCACATGTCCTTACTGGAATGCCAATCCGAGCTCACATTCATCCtgttctgtgccagctgcactggctcccagtggagttctggatctggttcaaggtgttaaccttggtgtttaaagcccttcacagactgggacctgcatacctgcgggactgcctcttccattacatcccctgcagggcgttgcactctgcagacaagcaactcctggtggttcccggccgaaggacatccgtctggcctcaaccagggccagggctttttctgccctggccccggcctggtggaacactctcttGCTGGAGATCTGAGCCCTGCGGGACTTGTTCCAGTTCCAcaaggcctgtaaaacagagatgttcttaATTTGAAAACATCTCTATGCTTAACCTCACAAAGAAAAACTACAACAGGTGAGATACTAGTAATCTGGATGCAACAGGAGGCTTTTGTGCATAAAGAGGGCATTATCCCCATTTCTTCCAACCTTCAACATTACCCTCCCCCAACCAGCAGTGTCAGCCATCTAGGGGCTGGATTCTGTCTGCACGGCTGTCACTTGCCAATCCCAACATTATTACATTGCATTTTGCTGCTGAAAAAGTTTATCAAAGCACTATATACACACCCACAGATAATGAGGCCATTCTCAAAAGGTAAAGATAACAGTAATATGATAAGACAAGTATGAAGTCCTTGGGCAGGCCTAATTATAATTCTTTTTTTCTTGGCTATTTTCCAGATCCGTTCTCATGCTCAGTTTGGGAATCTCTGTCAACGTTCTGAATCCAATGAATGCTGTCCCAGTTGGTCTCTTGGAAACTATATTGCTGTCTTGTACAACCGCTCTTCTTGCTTAGAGATTACCCAAGCTGATGTGTCCCATACCCTCGCCCTCCTTCGTTTTTGTGCTCCTGACTATCACAGAGGTGTCCTTGTTCCTTCTTGCATTGGTCCCAAGACGGAAAGAGAGAAACACGCGCACTGTTCCAAAGTCCCAGAAAAATGCACTCGAGTCCGTGCTGTTTACCAGCTTCTTCACTTCTTAGTTGACAGAGATTTTCTCAGCCCGCAGACAGTGGGATACCAAGTGCCAACTCTGAAATACAGCTTACTGTTTTTGCCTACCATGAAGGGAGACTCTATGATGGGAATCTACCAGAACAACCTTGAGTCATGGAACTTGTTTGATAATTACACATCCATCACTGGAATGGATCTGGGCCTTAAACAGAAATTATTCCAGCACTACCTTTTACTAGATACTTTGTATCCAGTCCTGGCAATTCTGGCCATATTTCTAAGCATGTTCTTTTATTTACGCTCAATCTTTATGACTTTTATCATCTTAATGATTGTCTTTGGTACCTTGATGGTTTCCTATTTCTTGTACAAGGTGGCCTTCAGATTTGCCTATTTCCCTTTTGTAAACCTAACAGCAATTGTCATTCTCAGCAGTATTTGTGCCAACCACACTTTTGTCTTCTTTGATCTCTGGAACCTTAGCAAGAACCAAAACCCATCTGCTGGGCTTCTGCAATGGGTAAGACTAACCATGCACCACTTTGGCTATCTCATGCTAGTTTCTTGCTTGACAATGAGTGCTGCTTTCTACACTAGCTATATGAGTAACATCATCGCCATCCGCTGCTTTGCTATCTACATGGGCACTTCTGTCCTGGTGAACTTGGTGTTCATGTTGACATGGCTTCCTTCATCAGTAGTGCTGTATGAACGTTACATAGCAAGGAATTGCATTTATAAACCGGAAGATTATTGGGATAACAGTGGGCATAAGAGTGTCATTCTCTCTTTCCATCACATCCTCAGGAGACTCCAGAATACCTGGTGTGAAACATCCAAGTTATTATTTGAGAAAGTGCTTCCTTGTGGGGTCATAAAATTTCGTTATATCTGGATCTGCTGGTTTGCTGCCTTGGCTATAGGTGGGGCTTACATTTCTTGTTTCAATCCTAGACTGAAACTCCCCACTCTTGAGATGTCATCTGTGCAGGTATTCAGGTTGAGTCACCCGTTTGAGAGGTATGATGCTGAATATTGCAATGAGTTCATGTTTGAAAGACTGGAACGAGGAGAAGACTTGCACATGCCCATTACTATTGTATGGGGCATACTCCCTATGGACAATGGGGATCATTTTAATCCCAGGAGTAATGGCACTCTGGTGATGGATGCAGGATTTACAGTTGACAGTCCTGAAGCACAAAGGTGGCTGCTGGACTTTTGCCAAAAAGTGAAGAATCAGACTTTCTACTACTCTGATCTGGAGCAAAAGCCCACAGTTTGTTTCATGGAAGAATTTCACCGATGGATGGACAGCCGCCAGTGCTCAAAGCAGGATCATAGCTTCAACTTCTGCTGCAATCACTTCTTCCCATACGGAAGAGACGTCTTCCTTCATTGTATCAAGATGATGATAATGGAACAAAACAGAGATGAGGATGAAACTCATGACTCAGGTCTCAGATTTGATGAGTGGGGAAATCTAGTTGCTTTGATGCTACAGTTTCAAACCATTTACCACTACAGCTTCAACTACAGCAAGGCCGAACATTTCTATGATGAAATTGGCCTCTGGATAAGAGAGGAGATGAAAACAGCCCCTATGGGGCTTCAGAATGGCTGGTTCACTAGTAAACTGGAACTTTATAACCTCCAGCACAGTGTTGACACAGAGACGATGGTCGTGATGGGTTTATCAATAGCTGTCTCTTTTGTGGTTCTGTTGTTCACAACTTGGAATGTCCTTCTTAGCATCTTCTCCATTATAGCTATCACGGGTACTGTTTTCGTAACCATTGGGCTTTTGGTCCTTCTGGAATGGCAGCTCAGTGCTATGGAGTCCCTCTTCATTTCAGCAGCAGTGGGTCTTTCCATAGACTTCACCGTGAACTATTGCATTTCCTACCACTTGTGTCCTCATTCAGATCGTCTGAATCGTGTTGCCTTCTCCCTGAAACAGATGAGCTGTGCCACCGTTATAGGAGCCTCCGCTTTGTTTTCTGCAGGTGTCATCATGTTGCCTGCCACTGTGCTGGCATATAGAAAGCTGGGCATTTTCCTGATGATGATCAAGTGTGTCAGCTGTGGATTTGCAAGCTTCTTCTTTCAGTCTCTGTGCTGCTTCTTTGGACCAGAGAAAAATTGTGGTCAGATCCTTTGGCCTTGTGCTCATGCTCTCAAGGACTATTCAGATGACCCCAATTCCAACAGAACATTTGCCTGTGGGGGAAATGAGAAGCAGAATCGATTACAAAAAGGTCAAGAATCTAACAGTGCCAACGAACAGTATGAGCTCCAACCACTGGCCAGGAAACTTAGCGACAGCTTTGATAACAGCACATCCACAAGCAAGTTATCCAACCGGCCATCTGTCCTGTCTGATGACATCCAGCTGCAAGACAGTAGGGGTGTTAGAAAGCAAACCCATCCTTCCTCTGAAAGGGACAGACAGAAACTAGAGCAGACTGGAAGACACCATGTAGCTCTCTGTCAATGTCCTGCCTTGCAAACATCTTCTCCTTACAAATCTGGTAGTAACTCAGGAA from Eublepharis macularius isolate TG4126 chromosome 2, MPM_Emac_v1.0, whole genome shotgun sequence harbors:
- the DISP2 gene encoding protein dispatched homolog 2, whose product is MEGAAGSQSLAPSAAGETAEAGRPGCCSSREQINPESCQSCLNVPEIRKTEPSHRGVSWERRCPVHHCPIDTSPSSVQYHQPLSSHIHAPISTRSNGQVPSGSQDSFQPHLYYHCNQQETQSSYALPHLPGHGERATLCSHHSTGDSSSSLQHETTESRWKQWPQDQQQLRPMQHHIVTVRHDRAFRMPKSFSQVIAEWPVAVLVLCLVTVLICTLVGLLVGNLPDFSEPLMGFEPRDTDIGRKLTVWRNMKSHTGIKKTLSLFPYTDNSYGDMSMDRGQRFVQGEQEARIRRMVEPDYEKEGFFCGPPGKSYSQLVFMSTTAGSLWNLQAIQSMCQMEQDKIRSHAQFGNLCQRSESNECCPSWSLGNYIAVLYNRSSCLEITQADVSHTLALLRFCAPDYHRGVLVPSCIGPKTEREKHAHCSKVPEKCTRVRAVYQLLHFLVDRDFLSPQTVGYQVPTLKYSLLFLPTMKGDSMMGIYQNNLESWNLFDNYTSITGMDLGLKQKLFQHYLLLDTLYPVLAILAIFLSMFFYLRSIFMTFIILMIVFGTLMVSYFLYKVAFRFAYFPFVNLTAIVILSSICANHTFVFFDLWNLSKNQNPSAGLLQWVRLTMHHFGYLMLVSCLTMSAAFYTSYMSNIIAIRCFAIYMGTSVLVNLVFMLTWLPSSVVLYERYIARNCIYKPEDYWDNSGHKSVILSFHHILRRLQNTWCETSKLLFEKVLPCGVIKFRYIWICWFAALAIGGAYISCFNPRLKLPTLEMSSVQVFRLSHPFERYDAEYCNEFMFERLERGEDLHMPITIVWGILPMDNGDHFNPRSNGTLVMDAGFTVDSPEAQRWLLDFCQKVKNQTFYYSDLEQKPTVCFMEEFHRWMDSRQCSKQDHSFNFCCNHFFPYGRDVFLHCIKMMIMEQNRDEDETHDSGLRFDEWGNLVALMLQFQTIYHYSFNYSKAEHFYDEIGLWIREEMKTAPMGLQNGWFTSKLELYNLQHSVDTETMVVMGLSIAVSFVVLLFTTWNVLLSIFSIIAITGTVFVTIGLLVLLEWQLSAMESLFISAAVGLSIDFTVNYCISYHLCPHSDRLNRVAFSLKQMSCATVIGASALFSAGVIMLPATVLAYRKLGIFLMMIKCVSCGFASFFFQSLCCFFGPEKNCGQILWPCAHALKDYSDDPNSNRTFACGGNEKQNRLQKGQESNSANEQYELQPLARKLSDSFDNSTSTSKLSNRPSVLSDDIQLQDSRGVRKQTHPSSERDRQKLEQTGRHHVALCQCPALQTSSPYKSGSNSGTEAESHRDGLCRDCRCQKYIPKTWDHLQSASTIDDGLLNKSHCSSNTDQLKSDYTSENSDLPEAEMFELHRCLYSTGSSFSVRNVSSETTLSDLEPSIKLVESASSCPDHLDVSDSYCSTQRGQLNGKRDTLKLDLRETVFDTPASVSQQNSCLRKTRLGIGGEIPIVLPNSKPDMPDVWIKRSGVQNSGY